The DNA region TTTGCAGAAACACTACAAAAATAGACTGAAAGCGGCTTCTCATGATCTCTATGCCCAGAACATTGGTTCTATTTTGACCTAGAACAAACGATCTTGATCCATTACCGTTAACTATCGATAAAGTTGATCCCCTCTAGCCGCTCAATTTGAATCAGTCACAAAATTGCCACAGGAAAACTCGATACAATAGCTAACAGTTTTTCTTTTGGGCATGATGCTGGAATCTCTCAGTCTGCAACTTTATCAACTTCAGCAGTGGGGCGATCGCCTCGTAGATCAGCAATTGACGCACTGGAGTGTGTTGAGTATTTTTCTGGTATTTGGGGCGGGATTACTGACGAGTTTGACCCCTTGTACGCTGTCGATGTTGCCGATCACCATTGGCTATATTGGTGGCGCAGAGGAGAAAACACGCTCCCAAACTATTTTTCAATCGCTGTGGTTTACCGTTGGTTTAGCAACAACATTGGCAGCTTTAGGAATTGTGGCGGCGGGCTTTGGTCAGATTTATGGGCAGATTGGCATTGGTCTACCGATAGTGGTCAGTGCGATCGCCATTGTGATGGGACTAAATTTGCTAGAGATTATCCAGATTCAATTTCCCTCTATTGGCGCAACAGATTGGATTACCAATGATTTGCCGCAAGGAGTGCGTGCTTATCTCGTTGGTTTAACTTTTGGTTTAGTGGCATCGCCCTGTAGTACCCCAGTTTTGGCGACATTGTTGGCTTGGGTGAGTACGACCCATGATTTGGTGCTTGGTGGAGGTCTACTTTTGGCCTATACCCTCGGCTATGTGATGCCTGTGCTAATCGCCGGGATTTTTACCGCCTCTCTCAAAAAACTCCTCTCTTTGCGACAATGGTCGGGCTGGATTAACCCGGTTAGTGGTGCTTTATTAGTGGGCTTTGGCATTTTTTCCCTACTCATTCGCCTGCCCATCGGTTTATCCTAGATAGTCCAGATTCCTCATTGCTTCCCTTATGAAGGGAGGTGGCGAAGCCGGAGGGATCTCAACTCAAAGAACATAACGAAACGACTCAAAACCTTTAGTGCGCAAAGACACCCCATGACGGCATCTGATTCTCCGGCAAACTCAAGTTGGAATACTTTTCCCCAAAAGCTTTGGCGTAAAGGCCTCAAGTGGATTGCAAATCTCAAGTTGGCGATCGCCCTTTTACTTTTAATCGCAGTCTTTAGTATTGCTGGCACGGTCATCGATCAAAATGCTGGTTTAGCGTCTTACCAAGCGAACTATCCCGAAGACCCTGCCCTCTTTGGTTTTCTCACGTGGAAAGTGCTGCTGGGCATGGGTCTAGACCATGTGTACACAACTTGGTGGTATGTGTCGCTGTTGGTGACCTTTGGCGCAAGTTTGGTGGCCTGCACATTCCGCCGTCAACTGCCTGCCCTCAAAGCTGCGAAAAACTGGAATTATTACAGCAAAGCTCGTCAATTTAAAAAGCTTGCCCTCAGTACTGAATTAAACCAAGGTTCCCTTGATACCCTAACGCCATACCTTGAGAAAAAACGCTACAAGATTGCTCGCGAAGGTGAAAAGCTCTATGCAAATAAAGGGATGGCTGGACGGATTGGCCCGATCATTGTGCACATCGGCATGATTGTGACGCTTGTTGGCTCAATTATTGGGGCCTTCGGTGGGTTTATGGCGCAGGAAATGATTCCAAGCGGTGTCAACTTCAAAGTAAATAATGTGTTTGAAGCGGGTCGTTTTGCGAATAGCGATCGCCCGTGGTCGGTGAATGTAAATCGGTTTTGGATTGACTACACACCGAATGGTGACATCGACCAATTTTATTCAGATTTGACGGTCGTTGACGATACGGGTCATGAGTTAGACCGCCGCACCATTTCAGTCAATCATCCGCTGCGTTTTGATGGCATTACCTTCTATCAAACTAGTTGGGCGATCGCCGGGATAAAAGTAAAGCTAAACAATAGCCCGATTTTCCAATTGCCCGTTGCCCAAATCCCTACAAAAAATGGCGCAAAGCTTTGGGGGACATGGGTGCCGACGTCGACGGATATGAGCACAGGTGTTTCCGTTCTCCTACAAGATTTACAAGGTAGTGCCCTCGTCTATGATGCGCAAGGTGAACTGGTGGGTGCTGTGCGAGAAGGTGAGGCGATCGAAGTTGATGGAATTAATCTCAATCTCGTCGAATTGATTGGCAGCACAGGGTTACAGATTAAAGCTGACCCCGGCGTCCCCATCGTTTATACAGGCTTTTTCCTCGTGATGGTCGGTGTGGTGATGAGCTACGTTTCCTATTCCCAAGTCTGGGCACTACAGGACGGCGATCGCTTCTACTTTGGCGGTAAAACCAATCGTGCTCAAGTGACCTTCGAGCGAGAACTCCTCGAAATCATCAACGAAATAGAATCCACCAGCGATAAAACTAAATCCACCACCGCCCAAACGGTTTAGTGATTCCAGTTCCCCCCTTACAAAGGGGGGCTAGGGGGGATCCTCCGCTCGTTGCGAGACCTACTGAAAATCCCTCCGCCTTCGGCACCTCCCTTCGAAAGGGAGGCAATAGTGCTATGAAGACCCCTCAGCGAAATGCTCCCGCAATAGGTCATGGAAAAAACGAAACTCACCGCCAGTCTGTCGGGTTAAACGCAACTCAGAGGTGTACTGAAGGAAAGCGGCATAGTCATGGGGAGTCGCGCCGCTACGCCATAACACCACCCGCAAAGCCAAATGCTGCATCAATGCAAAACCACCACTCAAGAATAGAGGAGCAAGAATTGCCATTGCTTGACTAGCGTTAATGATGTTGGAAATTTCTTCTGGATCAGATATGACATTGGGAAGTAAAGCATTCAGACCCAGCGGTAAAAGACCGGCTAAAACTACACCAAAAATTGTCAGGATAAAGCTGTTTCTGGCAGAGGCAATAATGCCTTGATTGGGTTTTGTTCGGATCGTAATATCACTCTTTAGCCCTCCAATCAGCCCTCCAATCAGCCCGACAATCAGCCCGACAATCAGCCCGACAATCAGCCCGACAATCAGCCCGTAAATCAGCCCGACAATCAGCCCGACAATCAGTTTTTGAAAAAAATCTTTTCGCGCTACGCGCTCAAAAGAAAAGTCAAGAATTTCAATAGGTTCAATATCATCCAGCCCTAAAATCAGCCCTAAAATCAGCCCGACAATCAGCCCGACAATCAGCCCGACAATCAGCCCGACAATCAGCCCGACAATCAGCCCGACAATCAGCCCGACAATCAGCCCGACAATCAGCCCGACAATCAGCCTGTAAAAAAATTTTTGTTGTCTTGTTTGCAACCATGTTTTTGGCTGCATTTGCTCAATTAGAAAAGCTGTTTTATTTTCTGCTTTTAGTTGTTTCGCTAGCCGCCCTAAGTATTGGCGAGTTTGACGACGACTATAGAGAAGTCCACCTTTATGCTCCACCTCATATCGCCTAAACCGCGCCTCGATATAAGCCTCGAAGATTTCCTCAAGCTGAGTTGCTGAGGGTTGATTGGGCAATGCCACCGCCATCACCGTCAACATCAGCGGCGTTTGCGCCAATTCTGCCAGCTTTGCCGATGGTTTGATCACCCGTTCCCAGAGACTCGGCTGTTTAACTGCGGTGAGATACCCTTGAATTTGCCCATCGCTCAGCGGTTGCAACTCCACTGCCCCATTTAGGCTACGTAGCTTATCCTTACCCAGCTCCTGATATTCCTTTTTCCGACAACAGACCACCACCTGCCGATCCGGTTCACTATCCGGCAAAAATTCGTTTAGGCGATCTATACAAGGCGCTAGCCGTTCCCTCAGCTCATCCAAACCATCCAACAACGGCAAAATTTGATGCTGCTTTAGCCACAGTTGCCCCACCTCAAGGGGGACATAATATTCCTCCTTTAACTGCGCGACCAACCATTCCTCGATGGACTGTTTATTCTCCTTCCAGTTCGATAGCTCAAAAATAATCGGTACAGGTGCTTGCTCATCTGCCTCTGCTGTCGCGAGCAGTTCCTGAGCCAGTTCTAATAAAGTCGTTGTTTTCCCCGACCCCGGCGCACCGAGAATAAAGAGTCGTCCATTCTCCCGCTGAAAGACATCGATCATCTTTTCTTGGGGTGGCAACTCTACAGGATCTTCTTTAGGACGAGTCAATAAGCGTAAAGGATTTAAACTCTGCAACTGCGCTAAATAATCCCGTTTCGCTGTCTGAGATGGTTCTTCTGGTTTTGGTTGCGGTGGCACATAGATACCCACTTCCTCAGGACGAGAGTCATACTCTAGTGCAATGAGCTGATCTTTTTCCAGCACATCCCGCCGACGTTTTCCTAGCTTGATTTGGAACGCTTTTAATAACTTGGCGCGACTCCCAGATAGATCTGCTGAAGATGCCACAGTCTCAGAAGGAGTAGATTTATTCCATATCCCCCGCCAAGTCTCCATAATCGAAGACACGACCTTTAGCTGCTTATCAAAAAAGGTCAACACACCAGCGATCGCCGCACCAACGACAGTAATACCTGTGATTACAGCCTTCGGATTTTCCATTATCCAAGCCCAAAGATCTTGAATACTTCCCGGTATTTGGATTTCAAGCAACAGAGCTAGAGCAGAAGTGAAGGACATTAAAAGCAAACAGCAAAATTTCCTGTCATTGTACTTGTTGTCATTTAGTGTCGCTAGATCCCCGACTTCTTTTACTAGGCTCAACAGTTAAATTGCTCTTACATTACAGAAGTCGGGGATCTGAACCCTCAAAGCCGAATCCAAAAACCTGCGCTATAACTCCGGTAAGAGCTTGTGGAGTTATCGGAAAATGAGCTATCCAATCCAATGCCAGTGCGGTTGTCTAAAAGGCAAACTCACCAATCCTAAAGCAACCCATCGTCTCAAATGTTATTGCAAAGATTGCCAAGCCTTCGCCCATTTCCTCGGTAAAGGTGGTGATGTTTTGGATAGTCAGGGTGGCACCGATATTGTCCAAACTCACCCGAAATACCTTTCTTTTTCTGAAGGCATCGAAAATCTCGCCTGCATGAAACTCAGTGAAACGGGTCTATTGCGGTGGTATGCATCCTGTTGCAACACTCCGATTGGCAATACCCTTCCCAACCATAAACTGCCATTTATTGGCATAGTCCATAACTGCTTAGAATCGAGCGAAACCAGTCTTGACAAAGCTTTTGGAGAAAAATCCTGTTATGTCAATACCGATGCTGCTATCGGGGAACCGAAACCAAAATCGAAAGGTTTATTTATCACTATCGCCCGAAATCTACTGATGGTTTTCAAAGGAAGATTGGACGGTAGCTATCAACAAAATCCAATGTTTGATGCAGCATCTGGAGAGGCGATCGCCACCCCAACGGTTCTCAGTTCAGAAGAATACGAGAAACTCATGTCCACCGAATCATGAATAGCGATGAAATAGATGCGGGTTTAGCACCCACTGCAAATTATCAATATGCTCAGAAAGTTGGGGCGCAACTATTTGTGGCGGGACAAGTGCCCCATGATAGTGTGGGTAACCTTGTGGGGATTGGCGATCGCCCGGCTCAGGCTAGGCAATGTCTGCAAAATCTCCGCACCTTAATCACATTGCATGGTTTTTGTAAAACTGATATTCGCAAACTCACGGTTTATGTAGTGGGCAATCCACAGGATTTGGCGGACACGTGGCAAATTGTAACGGCGTGGTTTGAGGATAATGTGCCGCCCGCTACGCTGTTGGGAGTTGCGGCTTTAGGATACGAAAATCAGCTGGTCGAAATCGATGCAACTATTATTCAGACAGCAGAGAATTAATCGTGATGGCAGCAAACATAACAAATCGAGTTGCCCTTGTGACAGGCTCAACCTCTGGTATCGGGAAGGCGATCGCCGAACGATTAGCAGCAGAGAATTTCACTGTGGTTTTTCACTCCAAATCTTCAGTGGAGGCTGGTGAAAATCTTGCGAGTACTTACCCGAATGCAACTTATTTTCAGGCGGATTTAGCAGATCAAAACCAGACTCGTGCGCTTATCCAAAAAGTTATTGCTCGCTATGGCCGTCTTGATGTGTTGGTGAACAATGCAGGTACCACTGCAACTATTCCCCATGCCGATCTGAAAGCGGCAACACCGGAAATTTGGCGGAACATATATGAAGTGAATGTCATTGCCCCTTGGACTTTAATCACCGAAGCAGAAACCGCCTTACGTCAAGCTTCTACGCCAGACTGCCCCAGTTGTATTGTGAATATTAGTTCCCATGCAGGCATCCGTCCGAAAGGAGCGTCAATTCCTTATTCGGCAAGCAAGGCGGCGCTAAACCACATAACAAAACTCCTTGCCCTGAACTTGGCTCCTGAAATTCGAGTCAATGCGATCGCCCCCGGTTTAGTCGATACACCGATGAGTAAAAATTGGGCAGCCGCACGGGAACTCTGGGCTAGGCGATCGCCAATGGGTCGTGGTGCACAGCCAGAAGAAATTGCCCAAGTCGCTTTTATGTTGATCACGAGTCACTACATTACGGGCGAAATTATGCTTTCCGATGGCGGACTCAATCTCACATAAATATCTGCATTTACGAAGACGAGGTAGCTTGTGCTGGAATTAGACCACATTTTTATTTTGACCCAAACCGATGCCCCCGAAGCCGATGCCGTAATGGATTTGGGCTTTCTCGAAGGCTCTCGCAATACTCACCCCGGCCAAGGTACAGCCAATCGTCGCCTCTTTTTCAATAATTTAATGCTGGAATTTCTATGGGTTCGAGATGCGGCAGAAACCCAAACAGCCAACATTGCCCCGATAGAATTTCTCGCTCGCTCTAACTATCGTCAGAGCGGTTATTCGCCCTTTGGTCTTGGGTTACGATACGCGCCGAAAATCGATGCTCAAAATGTAGATTTACCGTTTGAAACTTGGGAGTTTCGACCACCCTATTTACCGCCTCATTTGAAATTTGATATTGCGCTCACCTATCCCCATGAACCTTTGATTTTTGTGATGCCTTTTCACTCGACACGTCCAGATGCTGCCCCTTCTGAAAAACGTCAACCTCTGGAGCATCCTAATAATCTCCGAGAAATTAGTGAGGTGTCGATTGTTTTGCCGCAAGATAAAGCTTTATCGCCAGCATTACAGATGTTGCAAGAGCTGAATTTCGTCGGTTTTGAGCAAGGTCAAGAGCCTTGTTTAACGCTTACATTTGATAATTTAGCGCTGCATAAAATAACTGGTTTTCAACCGCAACTGCCATTGATTTTCCGCTATTAATCTCTCTCTTTTGAAAAATTATCGATGATAAAAATAATGAATAGACTTAGATTTTGGCTTTTTTAAATAACTCGTTAATTGTGAAATTCAGCTTGGGAAACAAACTATCTTGAATTGGCTGATCATTTTGATAAGTCATCGGCGCAGAATCTGGCGCGAAAATCGTTAAACTGCGTTGGCGATCGCTCACAATCCAGACCCTTGCTACGCCAGCCGCAAGACAATCGAGAGCTTTTTGAGCCATCTCATCAAAAGATGGACCCGGCGACGAAATTTTCAACACTAACTCTGGCGAAACTAAAAAAGCCCCACCATTGAGGTTTATCACGGACAATTTTGCTTCAGAGAAATAAGATTAAGTGACATCTGGGACTAAGAATCAATCATGTCCACTCAGCCCTTGCATTCACAGGCAATACAACCTTCAGACAAACCAACAAATTTCGTAAGAGCTAGGAAATGAAAAGGCTGAGTTGGGGTTGTTTTCATAAACGATGCTTAACAACCGATTCTAAACTCTTCTTCCATCAACATTTTTCAGAAAGTGGGAACAGAGACCATGAGCTTGGCATAATTACTGCTCAAATCTTTGGGTGTCTTTCGTCCCATGATAAGCTGCTAAAAAATATATTTTTTAGCAGCTTATCATGGGTATGGTCTGTTGTCAACAGGCAAACTATCTTTGCATAAGTGCTTTGATTCGTTGATATCGTTCTTGACGTGTAAGCCCTCTCGGTGTTTTACAAGTGATGACACAGGGTTCAATTGCAATACTGTTCTTTGCATGCCTGAAGTTAGACAGAAGCAATGTATTTCCTGGGTCGAGAGTTTGATAGAAACTAAATTCAGTTTTATAAAAGAGTTGGGCTTCCATAGAGTTCTTCTAAGATGTTACAGAACTGTATTGCATCTTGCCTTTTGAATCTAAAGACGTAACCGTCTTCTCCGGGGCCTAGGCTTGATTCACTAATGTATTCCATTTTGATTATATCGCGATAATATTCAAAAGCATCATGTACTGATGTGAGGAACAGAATTTGAGTGGCCGAGCCATGGGGACAGTACTGTATAGCAAGGTGGCAAACATACCACACTAACCATTGCCCAATAGGGTTAGCGGATCGATAGCTACGGGAAACAGCTTCTAGGTTGAGGATTTCTACGAATTCTACTTGTTCCGGAGGGTCTGGGTATAAAGCAAATTTGACTAAACCCAGCAGAGAGCTACGATGTTCAATCTTAAGCATGCCTTCATAATATTCCTCTTCTAAGCCTGCAAATAATTCTGTCCAATTACATTGCCAATTCTTCGGCATATCATCCTGGTTTGCTTTAGAAATAACAGCAAAGTCATTTTGATTAAATTGATTGATTACGTTAACTCGAATGGTTGGTGTGATGTCCATTAAATTGAAATCGGGAATTGGCTCCAATGTGAATTTTGATGCGGTGAGTCATGGTTGACCATGGGTTAAAATCAGACTTTACAAATAATTGCACTTTTTCGGCGATCGCCATGACCCTAAGTCTCTACAACAACCTCAATCGACGCTCCGAACCCTTTGAACCCGTTGAACCGGGTAAGGTGCGGATGTATTGCTGTGGCATCACGGTTTATGACTATTGCCATTTGGGCCATGCGCGTACTTGTATGAGCTGGGATGTGGTACGCCGTTATTTGCAATGGTCTGGCTACGACGTGAAATATATTCAGAATTTCACTGATATTGACGACAAAATTCTCAACCGCGCCCGTAAAGAAGATAGCTCTATGGAAGCGGTGTCCGATAAGTATATAGATGCCTATCACGAAGATATGGCGGCATTATCCATTCAACCAGCTGATGAATATCCCCGCGCGACCCACTGCGTCCATGGCATTCAGAAATTAATCCAAGATCTAGAGACTAAGGGATTTGCCTATGCTTCCAAGGGGGATGTTTATTATTCGGTGCGGAAATTTGAGGAGTATGGCAAACTATCTGGCCGCAAATTAGACGATATGCAAGCCGGAGCCAGTGGCCGCGTTGATGATCAAGATCCCGAAGCACCTAAGAAAGAAGATCCTTTTGATTTTGCGTTGTGGAAAGGAGCAAAAGAAGGAGAGCCAGCTTGGGATTCCCCTTGGGGTAAAGGCCGTCCCGGTTGGCATATCGAATGTTCGGCCATGGTGCGCGATCGCCTCGGTGAAACCATTGATATCCATGTGGGCGGCAGCGATTTGATGTTCCCCCACCACGAAAACGAAATTGCCCAGTCCGAAGCCGCCACAGGTCAGCCTCTCGCAAAATACTGGATGCATAGTGGCATGGTGAAAGTTGGGGGTGAAAAAATGTCCAAATCCCTCGGCAA from [Leptolyngbya] sp. PCC 7376 includes:
- a CDS encoding cytochrome c biogenesis protein CcdA; amino-acid sequence: MLESLSLQLYQLQQWGDRLVDQQLTHWSVLSIFLVFGAGLLTSLTPCTLSMLPITIGYIGGAEEKTRSQTIFQSLWFTVGLATTLAALGIVAAGFGQIYGQIGIGLPIVVSAIAIVMGLNLLEIIQIQFPSIGATDWITNDLPQGVRAYLVGLTFGLVASPCSTPVLATLLAWVSTTHDLVLGGGLLLAYTLGYVMPVLIAGIFTASLKKLLSLRQWSGWINPVSGALLVGFGIFSLLIRLPIGLS
- a CDS encoding cytochrome c biogenesis protein; translation: MTASDSPANSSWNTFPQKLWRKGLKWIANLKLAIALLLLIAVFSIAGTVIDQNAGLASYQANYPEDPALFGFLTWKVLLGMGLDHVYTTWWYVSLLVTFGASLVACTFRRQLPALKAAKNWNYYSKARQFKKLALSTELNQGSLDTLTPYLEKKRYKIAREGEKLYANKGMAGRIGPIIVHIGMIVTLVGSIIGAFGGFMAQEMIPSGVNFKVNNVFEAGRFANSDRPWSVNVNRFWIDYTPNGDIDQFYSDLTVVDDTGHELDRRTISVNHPLRFDGITFYQTSWAIAGIKVKLNNSPIFQLPVAQIPTKNGAKLWGTWVPTSTDMSTGVSVLLQDLQGSALVYDAQGELVGAVREGEAIEVDGINLNLVELIGSTGLQIKADPGVPIVYTGFFLVMVGVVMSYVSYSQVWALQDGDRFYFGGKTNRAQVTFERELLEIINEIESTSDKTKSTTAQTV
- a CDS encoding NACHT domain-containing NTPase produces the protein MSFTSALALLLEIQIPGSIQDLWAWIMENPKAVITGITVVGAAIAGVLTFFDKQLKVVSSIMETWRGIWNKSTPSETVASSADLSGSRAKLLKAFQIKLGKRRRDVLEKDQLIALEYDSRPEEVGIYVPPQPKPEEPSQTAKRDYLAQLQSLNPLRLLTRPKEDPVELPPQEKMIDVFQRENGRLFILGAPGSGKTTTLLELAQELLATAEADEQAPVPIIFELSNWKENKQSIEEWLVAQLKEEYYVPLEVGQLWLKQHQILPLLDGLDELRERLAPCIDRLNEFLPDSEPDRQVVVCCRKKEYQELGKDKLRSLNGAVELQPLSDGQIQGYLTAVKQPSLWERVIKPSAKLAELAQTPLMLTVMAVALPNQPSATQLEEIFEAYIEARFRRYEVEHKGGLLYSRRQTRQYLGRLAKQLKAENKTAFLIEQMQPKTWLQTRQQKFFYRLIVGLIVGLIVGLIVGLIVGLIVGLIVGLIVGLIVGLILGLILGLDDIEPIEILDFSFERVARKDFFQKLIVGLIVGLIYGLIVGLIVGLIVGLIVGLIGGLIGGLKSDITIRTKPNQGIIASARNSFILTIFGVVLAGLLPLGLNALLPNVISDPEEISNIINASQAMAILAPLFLSGGFALMQHLALRVVLWRSGATPHDYAAFLQYTSELRLTRQTGGEFRFFHDLLREHFAEGSS
- a CDS encoding DUF6151 family protein; this translates as MSYPIQCQCGCLKGKLTNPKATHRLKCYCKDCQAFAHFLGKGGDVLDSQGGTDIVQTHPKYLSFSEGIENLACMKLSETGLLRWYASCCNTPIGNTLPNHKLPFIGIVHNCLESSETSLDKAFGEKSCYVNTDAAIGEPKPKSKGLFITIARNLLMVFKGRLDGSYQQNPMFDAASGEAIATPTVLSSEEYEKLMSTES
- a CDS encoding RidA family protein, with the protein product MNSDEIDAGLAPTANYQYAQKVGAQLFVAGQVPHDSVGNLVGIGDRPAQARQCLQNLRTLITLHGFCKTDIRKLTVYVVGNPQDLADTWQIVTAWFEDNVPPATLLGVAALGYENQLVEIDATIIQTAEN
- a CDS encoding SDR family NAD(P)-dependent oxidoreductase encodes the protein MAANITNRVALVTGSTSGIGKAIAERLAAENFTVVFHSKSSVEAGENLASTYPNATYFQADLADQNQTRALIQKVIARYGRLDVLVNNAGTTATIPHADLKAATPEIWRNIYEVNVIAPWTLITEAETALRQASTPDCPSCIVNISSHAGIRPKGASIPYSASKAALNHITKLLALNLAPEIRVNAIAPGLVDTPMSKNWAAARELWARRSPMGRGAQPEEIAQVAFMLITSHYITGEIMLSDGGLNLT
- a CDS encoding VOC family protein, giving the protein MLELDHIFILTQTDAPEADAVMDLGFLEGSRNTHPGQGTANRRLFFNNLMLEFLWVRDAAETQTANIAPIEFLARSNYRQSGYSPFGLGLRYAPKIDAQNVDLPFETWEFRPPYLPPHLKFDIALTYPHEPLIFVMPFHSTRPDAAPSEKRQPLEHPNNLREISEVSIVLPQDKALSPALQMLQELNFVGFEQGQEPCLTLTFDNLALHKITGFQPQLPLIFRY
- a CDS encoding Uma2 family endonuclease, giving the protein MINLNGGAFLVSPELVLKISSPGPSFDEMAQKALDCLAAGVARVWIVSDRQRSLTIFAPDSAPMTYQNDQPIQDSLFPKLNFTINELFKKAKI
- the cysS gene encoding cysteine--tRNA ligase, with protein sequence MTLSLYNNLNRRSEPFEPVEPGKVRMYCCGITVYDYCHLGHARTCMSWDVVRRYLQWSGYDVKYIQNFTDIDDKILNRARKEDSSMEAVSDKYIDAYHEDMAALSIQPADEYPRATHCVHGIQKLIQDLETKGFAYASKGDVYYSVRKFEEYGKLSGRKLDDMQAGASGRVDDQDPEAPKKEDPFDFALWKGAKEGEPAWDSPWGKGRPGWHIECSAMVRDRLGETIDIHVGGSDLMFPHHENEIAQSEAATGQPLAKYWMHSGMVKVGGEKMSKSLGNFITIRDLLKTHDPMAVRLFILQAHYSKPLDFTDEALQAATKGWETLNEALLFGEQLNTDGITADDGILQKFKDIVDKDLNFSGGLAVLFELAKELVKEKNILVHEGQFKQHPEILATVWLTLKELADVLGFVATEKTTETTDGLNDAEIQDLIQQRQDARANKDYAEGDRLRDLLVDNNIILIDKPGGLTEWRRG